One part of the Andrena cerasifolii isolate SP2316 chromosome 4, iyAndCera1_principal, whole genome shotgun sequence genome encodes these proteins:
- the LOC143367952 gene encoding uncharacterized protein LOC143367952, with product MLRSLNHNLTVPSNDISTIDIQRMKEVDDLFKAAQVQRIQYKDRTGTLHPLAFFKPDEYKYQCAPGMTASYFTKYPQNFVEYKIPAVLPLTYERQKQTPYIPQLSLFGIYNQSGCVAYKR from the exons ATGCTTCGTAGCCTTAATCATAACCTGACTGTGCCCTCGAATGACATTTCAACAATTGATATTCAGCGCATGAAGGAAGTCGACGATCTATTTAAA GCAGCGCAAGTTCAGCGCATTCAGTATAAGGATCGTACCGGCACTCTTCATCCCCTGGCGTTCTTCAAACCTGATGAGTACAAGTACCAATGTGCACCAGGGATGACTGCTTCATATTTCACTAAATATCCGCAGAATTTCGTAGAATACAAAATACCAGCGGTTTTACCTCTTACGTATGAAAGGCAAAAGCAAACGCCTTACATACCTCAGCTGTCTCTGTTTGGGATTTATAATCAATCGGGTTGTGTCGCTTACAAACGGTAA